A genomic stretch from Bos javanicus breed banteng chromosome 29, ARS-OSU_banteng_1.0, whole genome shotgun sequence includes:
- the LOC133241798 gene encoding olfactory receptor 8B3-like, which yields MAPWNDSFTTQFILVGLTDQSVLQLPLFFLFLVMYMVTVMGNLSLIILIGLSSHLHTPMYFFLFNLSFIDLCYSTVFTLKMLINIISKKKIISYMGCMTQLYFFTFFGISECYVLTSMAYDRYVAICNPLLYKIAMSPKVCSSFMLGSYLMAFLDAMILIGGMLRLNFCDANTINHYLCDTYPLLQLSCTSTYILELEVIIVSGINIILPSLTIFVSYGLILFNILHISFTEGRSKAFRTCSSHIIAVSLFFGSSAFVYLKPSSMPMNKGKVLSVFYTNVVPMMNPLIYSLRNKDVKLALRKVLRMVKF from the coding sequence ATGGCTCCATGGAATGACTCTTTCACAACTCAGTTCATTTTAGTGGGATTAACAGAccaatcagttcttcagctccCCCTGTTTTTCCTGTTTCTAGTAATGTATATGGTCACTGTGATGGGAAATTTGAGCTTGATCATCCTAATTGGGCTGAGTTCACATCTGCACACCCCTatgtactttttcctctttaatttgtCCTTCATAGatctctgttattctactgttttcACACTTAAAATGCTGATTAACATCATATCAAAGAAGAAGATTATCTCTTACATGGGGTGCATGACTCagctttacttcttcactttttttGGTATTTCTGAATGCTATGTGCTGACAtcaatggcctatgaccgctatgtggccatctgtaaccCACTCTTGTATAAAATTGCCATGTCCCCTAAAGTGTGTTCCAGCTTTATGCTTGGTTCCTACTTGATGGCATTTTTGGATGCCATGATTCTTATTGGAGGCATGCTGAGACTGAACTTCTGTGATGCAAACACCATCAACCATTATTTGTGTGATACCTACCCTCTGCTCCAGCTCTCCTGCACAAGTACCTACATCCTTGAGCTGGAAGTTATCATTGTGTCAGGCATCAACATCATTCTGCCCAGTCtcaccatctttgtctcttatgGCCTCATCCTCTTCAACATCCTTCACATCAGCTTCACAGAGGGCAGGTCTAAAGCCTTCAGGACCTGCAGTTCCCACATTATTGCTGTTTCTCTGTTCTTTGGATCAAGTGCATTTGTGTATCTCAAACCATCTTCTATGCCCATGAATAAAGGAAAAGTCTTATCTGTCTTTTACACCAATGTGGTTCCCATGATGAATCCCTTAATTTACAGCTTAAGGAACAAAGATGTTAAACTTGCTCTGAGAAAAGTCCTGAGGATGGTGAAGTTTTGA